A genomic segment from Vicugna pacos chromosome 17, VicPac4, whole genome shotgun sequence encodes:
- the ARIH2 gene encoding E3 ubiquitin-protein ligase ARIH2 isoform X3: MLTAISCILPMALVSHSVAKLILVNFHWQVAEILDRYKSNSAQLLVEARVQPSPSKHVPTAHPPHHCAVCMQFVRKENLLSLACQHQFCRSCWEQHCSVLVKDGVGVGVSCMAQDCPLRTPEDFVFPLLPNEELRDKYRRYLFRDYVESHYQLQLCPGADCPMVIRVQEPRARRVQCNRCNEVFCFKCRQMYHAPTDCATIRKWLTKCADDSETANYISAHTKDCPKCNICIEKNGGCNHMQCSKCKHDFCWMCLGDWKTHGSEYYECSRYKENPDIVNQSQQAQAREALKKYLFYFERWENHNKSLQLEAQTYQRIHEKIQERVMNNLGTWIDWQYLQNAAKLLAKCRYTLQYTYPYAYYMESGPRKKLFEYQQAQLEAEIENLSWKVERADSYDRGDLENQMHIAEQRRRTLLKDFHDT; encoded by the exons GTACAAGTCTAATTCTGCTCAGCTGCTTGTGGAGGCTCGAGTTCAGCCCAGTCCATCGAAACAT GTCCCCACAGCCCATCCCCCTCACCACTGTGCAGTGTGTATGCAGTTTGTGCGGAAGGAAAACCTACTGTCTCTGGCCTGTCAGCACCAGTTTTGCCGTAGCTGCTGGGAGCAGCACTGCTCAGTACTTGTCAAGGACggtgtgggtgtgg GTGTCTCTTGCATGGCTCAGGACTGCCCACTCCGAACACCAGAGGACTTTGTGTTTCCATTGCTGCCCAATGAAGAATTGAGAGACAAATACAGGCGCTACCTCTTCAGGGACTACGTGGAG AGTCACTACCAGCTCCAGCTGTGCCCTGGTGCAGACTGTCCCATGGTTATCCGGGTACAGGAGCCCAGAGCTCGCCGAGTTCAGTGCAATCGGTGCAACGAGGTCTTCTG tTTCAAGTGTCGTCAGATGTATCACGCCCCCACAGACTGCGCCACAATCCGGAAATGGCTAACGAAGTGTGCAGACGACTCTGAAACAGCCAACTACATTAGTGCTCACACTAAAGAC TGTCCCAAGTGCAACATCTGCATTGAGAAGAACGGAGGCTGCAATCACATG CAATGCTCCAAGTGTAAACACG ACTTCTGCTGGATGTGTCTAGGAGATTGGAAGACCCATGGCAGCGAGTATTATGAGTGCAGTCGGTACAAGGAGAATCCCGACATTGTCAATCAGAGCCAGCAAGCCCAGGCCAGGGAGGCCCTCAAGAAGTACTTGTTCTACTTTGAGAGG TGGGAAAACCACAACAAGAGCTTGCAGCTGGAGGCACAGACTTATCAGCGGATTCATGAGAAAATTCAGGAGAGGGTCATGAATAATCTGGGGACATGGATCGACTGGCAGTACCTACAGAACGCTGCCAAGCTCTTGGCCAAG TGTCGATACACCCTGCAGTACACGTACCCGTATGCATACTACATGGAATCTGGACCCAGGAAGAAGCTG TTTGAATACCAGCAGGCTCAGCTGGAGGCTGAGAtcgaaaacctgtcatggaaagTGGAGCGTGCGGACAGCTATGACAGAGGG GACTTAGAGAACCAGATGCACATAGCAGAACAGCGGAGGAGAACCCTGCTGAAGGATTTCCATGACACCTAG
- the LOC107033079 gene encoding secreted frizzled-related protein 5-like, with protein MASAWLPSPMAPARAAHVSLCTVSRLILPLLGPKGCAPPFRITPLRDQVNGSHRCERTKGKRERPLLMAPLPNPGPRGSLTPPLPPVPRASCRDCELQDTRSSKEVLDTLCASDFAVKVRLSRRNGSSSGPSDCDLDSRLEVLKAGPLSPGELAPTLRRWLQLDATCVHNLLRGRHAGTYVLCGEVLGHRLLVTTAYAWSQGHRNLQLAVRRWRHHQCPE; from the exons ATGGCCTCTGCGTGGCTGCCGTCTCCAATGGCTCCCGCCCGGGCCGCCCACGTGAGTCTCTGCACGGTTTCTAGGCTGATCTTGCCCTTGCTCGGCCCCAAGGGCTGTGCCCCACCCTTTCGAATCACTCCTCTCAGGGATCAGGTAAATGGGTCTCACAGGTGcgaaagaacaaagggaaagcGGGAGAGACCGCTGCTGAtggctcccctccccaacccGGGGCCCAGAGGGAGCCTcactccacccctccccccagtgcCACGTGCCAGCTGCAGGGACTGTGAGTTGCAGGACACCCGCTCGTCCAAGGAGGTTCTGGACACGCTCTGCGCTAGCGACTTTG CAGTGAAAGTTAGGCTCTCCCGGCGCAATGGGTCGTCCTCCGGACCCTCAGACTGCGACCTGGACTCACGGCTAGAGGTTCTGAAGGCGGGCCCACTGTCTCCTGGGGAGCTGGCGCCCACTCTGCGACGCTGGCTGCAGCTGGATGCCACGTGCGTGCACAACCTCCTGCGTGGAAGGCATGCTGGGACCTACGTGCTGTGTGGGGAGGTACTGGGTCACCGTCTGCTGGTAACCACGGCCTATGCTTGGAGCCAGGGCCACCGAAATCTGCAGTTGGCTGTGCGCAGGTGGCGCCATCACCAGTGCCCAGAATAG